The Polynucleobacter necessarius genome has a window encoding:
- the pheA gene encoding prephenate dehydratase produces MSSSDQSAEEQRLAPIRDKIDALDAQILDLLSQRAKAAQGVGHIKGGFSSPVFRPERECQVVARLQELSKGPLLADGIAAIWREVMSACRALEARQTIAYLGPVGTFSEQAAQTYFGHSIAGLPCNSLDEVFKAVEKGAAQFGVVPVENSSEGAISRTLDLLLDSPMRISGEVVLPIRHHLLTKSGNLDGVTTVCAHAQALAQCQQWLSVHAPQLKRQAVSSNAEAARMASIDPTLAAIAGDPAQEAYGLQAVAAQIQDDPHNRTRFVVVGTYECQPTGADQTSLVLSVDNQPGAVHRLLEPLAKHGVSMNRFESRPARKGTWEYHFYIDVAGHAEDAKVAKALEELKTTAAFYKNLGSYPHSA; encoded by the coding sequence ATGAGCTCCAGTGACCAGAGTGCTGAAGAACAGCGCTTAGCGCCAATCCGCGACAAGATCGATGCACTAGATGCGCAGATTTTGGATTTGTTATCGCAGCGTGCAAAAGCAGCTCAAGGGGTTGGTCATATCAAAGGTGGTTTTTCATCGCCGGTATTTAGACCGGAACGTGAGTGTCAAGTTGTTGCGCGCTTGCAAGAACTCAGTAAGGGCCCGCTATTAGCGGATGGCATCGCCGCAATTTGGCGTGAAGTCATGTCTGCCTGTCGCGCCTTAGAGGCTCGTCAGACAATTGCTTATCTCGGACCAGTGGGAACATTTTCAGAGCAAGCGGCGCAAACCTATTTTGGTCACTCGATTGCTGGCTTACCTTGCAATAGCCTTGATGAAGTATTTAAGGCGGTAGAGAAGGGTGCAGCACAGTTTGGCGTTGTTCCGGTTGAGAACTCTAGCGAGGGGGCTATCTCTCGCACTTTAGATTTACTTCTAGATTCTCCAATGCGTATTAGCGGCGAGGTGGTGCTGCCAATTCGCCACCATCTTTTGACGAAGAGTGGCAATCTAGATGGTGTCACAACCGTATGTGCACATGCCCAAGCTTTGGCTCAATGTCAACAATGGTTAAGCGTGCATGCACCTCAATTAAAGCGTCAGGCGGTCAGCAGCAATGCTGAGGCAGCTCGTATGGCCTCGATTGACCCAACGCTTGCAGCGATTGCTGGCGATCCCGCACAAGAAGCTTACGGATTGCAGGCAGTGGCTGCACAGATTCAGGATGATCCACATAACCGTACCCGTTTTGTTGTGGTCGGCACTTACGAGTGTCAGCCCACTGGTGCAGATCAAACCTCTTTAGTGCTATCGGTTGATAACCAGCCGGGCGCTGTTCATCGCCTTTTGGAGCCCTTGGCCAAGCACGGCGTTTCTATGAATCGCTTTGAATCTCGCCCTGCTCGCAAGGGTACGTGGGAGTATCACTTCTATATCGATGTTGCTGGTCATGCTGAAGACGCAAAAGTAGCCAAAGCATTGGAAGAGTTAAAAACCACAGCCGCTTTTTATAAAAATCTTGGCTCCTATCCTCATTCAGCATGA
- the serC gene encoding 3-phosphoserine/phosphohydroxythreonine transaminase: MTFDRRIFNFAAGPATLPEEVLKQAAAEMFNWQGLGASVMEVSHRGKEFMALYEEVLQDLRTLMNIPDSYEILMLQGGGLGQNAAIPMNLMPLAKNGPKADFLVTGVWSEKSFKEAEKYGVSHLAASSASEKFNTIPARSSWQLSDDAAYIHYCANETIGGVEFPDVPDVNGKLLVADISSNILSKEMDVTKCGVWFGGAQKNIGPSGVTIVIVRKDLMGHSMMITPSIWDWSKQAATDSMLNTPPTFSIYMTGLGFKWLLKQGGVKVIEKRNQEKADLLYNFLDQSGLYENRIPKEYRSRMNVTFFLRDENLNAQFLEQSNAAGLVALRGHKAAGGMRASIYNAMPIEGVKALVEFMRDFERCA, encoded by the coding sequence ATGACGTTTGACCGCCGCATTTTCAATTTCGCTGCGGGGCCTGCTACTTTGCCGGAAGAAGTATTAAAGCAGGCTGCCGCGGAGATGTTTAACTGGCAGGGCTTAGGCGCAAGCGTGATGGAAGTCAGTCATCGTGGCAAAGAGTTCATGGCGCTTTATGAAGAGGTGCTGCAAGATTTACGCACCCTCATGAATATCCCAGATTCCTATGAAATTTTGATGCTTCAGGGTGGCGGCTTAGGTCAAAATGCCGCTATTCCAATGAACCTCATGCCCTTGGCCAAGAATGGTCCTAAGGCAGATTTTTTAGTGACTGGTGTTTGGTCTGAAAAGTCTTTTAAAGAAGCGGAGAAGTATGGTGTTTCTCACTTAGCTGCATCCTCTGCATCTGAAAAATTTAATACGATTCCTGCGAGATCTTCTTGGCAACTATCGGATGATGCCGCTTACATTCATTACTGTGCCAATGAAACTATTGGTGGCGTAGAGTTTCCAGATGTGCCTGATGTCAATGGCAAGTTATTGGTCGCAGATATTTCTAGCAATATTCTCTCCAAAGAGATGGACGTCACTAAGTGCGGCGTCTGGTTTGGTGGAGCTCAGAAAAATATTGGCCCATCTGGTGTGACGATTGTGATTGTCCGCAAAGATCTGATGGGTCACAGCATGATGATCACCCCATCGATTTGGGATTGGTCTAAGCAAGCAGCGACTGACTCGATGCTCAACACACCACCAACTTTTTCGATTTATATGACTGGCCTCGGGTTTAAGTGGTTACTCAAGCAGGGTGGTGTAAAGGTAATTGAGAAACGCAATCAAGAAAAAGCGGATTTGCTCTACAACTTCTTGGATCAAAGTGGCTTGTATGAGAATCGCATTCCTAAAGAATATCGCTCCCGCATGAACGTCACCTTCTTCCTGAGGGATGAGAATTTAAATGCTCAGTTTTTAGAGCAATCCAATGCAGCAGGCTTAGTTGCTCTGCGTGGTCACAAGGCTGCTGGCGGTATGCGTGCCAGTATTTACAACGCAATGCCGATTGAAGGTGTTAAGGCCTTAGTCGAATTTATGCGTGACTTTGAAAGGTGTGCCTAA
- the gyrA gene encoding DNA gyrase subunit A: MEQAAKETLPISLEDEMRRSYLDYAMSVIVGRALPDVRDGLKPVHRRVLFAMYELNNDWNRAYKKSARIVGDVIGKYHPHGDSAVYDTIVRMAQDFSLRYMLVDGQGNFGSVDGDNAAAMRYTEIRLRKIAHELLADLDKETVDFGPNYDGSEKEPLILPAKVPNLLINGSSGIAVGMATNIPPHNLDEVVTACLHVLHNPECTIDELIEIIPAPDFPTAGIIYGVQGVREGYRTGRGRVVMRAKIHFEDLDKGARQAIIVDELPYQVNKKNLLERIAELVNEKKVEGISDLRDESDKSGMRVVIELKRGEVPEVVLNNLYKSTQLQDNFGMNMVALVDNQPRLLNLKQMLEYFLQHRREVVTRXTIFELRKARERGHVLEGLAVALANIDEFIAIIKAAANPVVAKSELMSKAWDSSMAREMLARAETDTPGGRNAYRPKGLLPEYGMQSTGLYRLSDSQAQEILQMRLQRLTGLEQDKIVNEYKDVMAEISDLLDLLAKPERVTQVIESELKEVQAEFGIAGGDTGRRSFIEMNATELFTEDLITPQDIVVTLSNTGYMKSQPLSEYRAQKRGGRGKQAAATKNEDWIETLFVANTHDIILCFSDRGRMYWLKVWEVPQGSRNSRGKPIVNMFPLIEGEKITVILPIKGYQDDHYVFMATSLGTVKKTRLSDFSNPRKAGIIAVDLNENDFLVGAAITDGQHDVMLFSDTGKAVRFDENDVRPMGRTARGVRGMNLGEGHQVIAMLVAPAEAAEGVEAAVVDANGLAIPSSVLTATENGFGKRTPISEYTRHGRGTKGMIAIQTTERNGKVVAAALVSPEDQIMLITTGGILVRTRVSEIREMGRATQGVTLINVDEGTRLSGLQRIAESDSDDENDLDDGEDGEGGDVSADPAVDSNSDEAGDA; this comes from the coding sequence ATGGAACAAGCCGCTAAAGAAACACTACCAATATCCCTCGAAGACGAAATGCGGCGGTCCTATTTGGACTACGCAATGAGCGTCATTGTCGGCAGAGCCCTGCCAGACGTGCGTGACGGCCTTAAGCCGGTCCACAGACGTGTTTTATTCGCTATGTATGAATTAAACAACGATTGGAACCGCGCTTACAAAAAATCTGCCCGTATAGTTGGCGATGTGATCGGTAAATACCATCCACATGGCGATTCTGCGGTGTATGACACCATTGTTCGTATGGCCCAGGACTTCTCTCTGCGCTATATGCTGGTTGACGGACAGGGTAACTTTGGCTCTGTAGACGGCGATAACGCTGCTGCGATGCGATATACCGAGATCCGCCTTCGAAAGATCGCCCATGAGTTATTGGCCGATTTGGATAAGGAAACCGTGGATTTCGGGCCAAATTACGACGGTAGTGAGAAAGAACCCTTAATTCTTCCTGCAAAAGTGCCTAATTTGCTGATTAACGGCAGTTCAGGCATCGCTGTGGGCATGGCAACCAACATCCCTCCCCATAACTTGGATGAGGTGGTTACAGCCTGTTTGCATGTATTACACAACCCAGAATGCACGATTGATGAGCTCATTGAGATCATTCCTGCTCCGGATTTTCCGACCGCCGGCATTATTTATGGTGTTCAAGGGGTTCGTGAAGGCTATCGCACTGGCCGTGGCCGTGTCGTGATGCGCGCCAAGATCCACTTTGAAGACCTTGATAAGGGTGCTCGTCAGGCCATCATTGTTGACGAGTTGCCTTACCAGGTGAATAAAAAGAACTTGCTCGAACGTATTGCTGAGTTGGTGAATGAGAAAAAAGTAGAAGGCATTTCTGATCTGCGTGATGAGTCTGATAAGTCAGGTATGCGCGTAGTAATTGAGCTTAAGCGCGGTGAGGTGCCTGAAGTAGTTCTCAATAATTTGTACAAGAGCACTCAACTGCAAGATAACTTCGGTATGAATATGGTGGCCCTGGTAGATAACCAGCCGCGCCTATTGAATCTGAAGCAAATGCTGGAATACTTCTTGCAGCATCGTCGTGAAGTAGTGACGCGTYGTACGATTTTTGAATTACGCAAAGCACGTGAACGCGGCCATGTCTTAGAAGGCTTGGCAGTTGCATTGGCAAACATTGATGAATTTATTGCCATCATTAAAGCGGCAGCAAATCCAGTGGTGGCTAAGTCAGAGTTGATGAGTAAGGCATGGGATTCTTCTATGGCGCGCGAGATGTTGGCGCGCGCAGAGACGGATACCCCGGGCGGTCGCAATGCCTATCGTCCTAAGGGTTTATTGCCTGAGTACGGCATGCAATCTACTGGTCTCTATCGTTTGTCTGATAGTCAAGCGCAAGAAATTCTGCAGATGCGTTTGCAACGCTTGACTGGCCTTGAGCAAGACAAGATTGTGAATGAGTACAAAGATGTGATGGCAGAGATTTCTGATTTGCTCGATTTACTTGCTAAGCCAGAGCGTGTCACTCAAGTCATTGAGTCTGAATTGAAAGAAGTGCAAGCCGAGTTTGGTATTGCTGGTGGCGATACGGGTCGTCGTTCATTTATTGAAATGAATGCCACTGAGTTGTTCACAGAAGATTTAATCACTCCGCAAGATATAGTGGTCACGCTTTCGAATACTGGTTATATGAAGAGTCAGCCTCTGAGTGAATACCGTGCGCAAAAACGTGGCGGTCGTGGCAAACAAGCTGCCGCTACGAAAAATGAAGATTGGATTGAAACTCTCTTCGTTGCAAATACGCATGACATCATTCTGTGCTTCTCCGATCGTGGACGTATGTATTGGCTCAAAGTGTGGGAGGTTCCGCAAGGTAGCCGCAACTCACGTGGCAAGCCGATCGTCAATATGTTCCCGCTGATTGAAGGCGAAAAGATTACAGTGATTCTCCCAATCAAGGGATATCAAGATGATCATTACGTCTTTATGGCAACCAGCCTGGGTACCGTGAAGAAAACACGTTTGTCTGACTTCTCAAATCCACGTAAGGCTGGAATTATTGCTGTCGATTTAAATGAAAACGACTTCTTAGTTGGCGCGGCTATTACTGATGGTCAGCATGACGTGATGTTGTTCTCTGACACTGGTAAAGCAGTACGTTTTGACGAGAATGATGTTCGTCCAATGGGTCGTACAGCACGTGGTGTGCGTGGCATGAACTTGGGTGAAGGTCATCAGGTGATCGCCATGTTAGTTGCTCCAGCGGAAGCTGCTGAAGGTGTGGAAGCTGCTGTCGTTGACGCGAATGGCTTGGCTATCCCAAGTAGCGTACTGACTGCAACTGAAAATGGTTTTGGTAAGCGCACTCCAATTAGCGAATACACCCGTCATGGTCGCGGTACTAAAGGCATGATCGCGATTCAGACAACTGAGCGTAACGGTAAAGTAGTTGCTGCTGCTTTGGTATCTCCTGAGGATCAAATTATGTTGATCACTACGGGCGGAATCTTGGTGCGCACCCGTGTTTCAGAGATTCGTGAAATGGGTCGCGCAACACAAGGCGTCACATTAATCAACGTCGATGAAGGCACACGTTTGTCTGGCTTACAGCGCATTGCTGAAAGCGATTCGGATGATGAGAATGATTTGGATGATGGTGAGGACGGTGAAGGTGGAGATGTTTCTGCCGATCCAGCAGTTGACTCCAATTCTGATGAAGCTGGTGATGCCTAA
- the ompA gene encoding outer membrane protein OmpA: MNKTLKVLLASVVTVSASAAMASDNWENSAGLNWKNGDGTLCWRDNSWTPATAAPGCDGYLTKKKASGVSQSKITLQADTLYDFNKSDLKPEGKATLDKIAEDLSKIKLEVIIAVGNTDSVGTDAYNMTLGQRRAQSVKAYLVSKGVDGSRIYTESKGKSNPVASNATAEGRAKNRRTDIEVVGTAKVK; encoded by the coding sequence ATGAACAAAACCCTAAAAGTGTTGTTAGCTTCTGTTGTTACTGTTTCTGCTTCTGCAGCAATGGCTTCTGATAACTGGGAAAACAGCGCTGGCTTGAATTGGAAAAACGGCGACGGCACATTGTGCTGGCGTGATAACAGCTGGACCCCTGCTACTGCAGCTCCTGGTTGCGATGGCTACCTGACTAAGAAAAAAGCATCAGGCGTAAGCCAAAGCAAGATCACCTTGCAAGCTGACACACTTTATGACTTCAACAAGTCTGACTTGAAGCCAGAAGGTAAAGCTACTTTAGACAAAATCGCTGAAGACTTAAGCAAGATCAAATTAGAAGTAATTATTGCTGTTGGTAACACTGATAGCGTTGGTACTGATGCTTACAACATGACTCTCGGCCAGCGTCGTGCTCAGTCCGTTAAAGCTTACTTAGTAAGCAAAGGTGTTGATGGTAGCCGTATTTACACAGAATCAAAAGGCAAGAGCAATCCAGTTGCATCAAATGCAACTGCTGAAGGCCGCGCTAAGAACCGCCGTACTGACATCGAAGTTGTTGGTACAGCTAAAGTTAAGTAA
- the ubiG gene encoding bifunctional 2-polyprenyl-6-hydroxyphenol methylase/3-demethylubiquinol 3-O-methyltransferase UbiG, whose translation MNVDQSEIAKFSALAHRWWDPESEFKPLHAINPLRLNWIKTFVDLNGKKVLDVGCGGGILAESIAQSGADTCGIDLSEKALKVAELHALEVGTTLQYRSISAEALAEEEPGQYDVVTCMEMLEHVPDPASVVQACAKLCKPGGTLFFSTLNRSPKSYLFAIIGAEYVLRLLPKGTHEYAKFIKPSELVAFTRQAGLEMIGMKGMSYNPLTQVYSLGDDVDVNYMIAVRK comes from the coding sequence ATGAACGTCGATCAATCCGAAATCGCTAAATTCAGCGCCCTAGCCCATCGCTGGTGGGATCCCGAGAGTGAATTCAAACCCTTGCATGCCATCAACCCATTGCGCCTGAACTGGATCAAGACCTTTGTCGACCTTAATGGCAAGAAAGTATTGGATGTAGGTTGTGGTGGCGGGATTCTGGCGGAGTCTATTGCCCAATCAGGCGCCGATACCTGCGGGATTGATTTGTCAGAAAAAGCTCTCAAAGTAGCTGAATTGCATGCACTTGAAGTAGGCACCACCCTCCAATACCGCTCTATTTCTGCTGAAGCGCTCGCTGAGGAAGAGCCAGGGCAATATGACGTTGTGACTTGCATGGAGATGCTAGAGCATGTCCCTGACCCGGCTTCAGTCGTTCAGGCCTGTGCAAAGCTCTGTAAGCCAGGTGGCACCCTCTTTTTTAGTACCCTAAACCGCAGCCCTAAATCCTACTTATTTGCCATTATTGGCGCCGAATATGTCCTCCGCCTGCTACCAAAAGGGACGCATGAGTATGCAAAATTCATTAAACCTTCTGAGTTAGTCGCATTTACGCGCCAAGCAGGCTTAGAAATGATTGGCATGAAAGGTATGAGCTACAACCCCCTCACTCAAGTCTATAGCTTGGGTGATGATGTTGATGTGAACTACATGATTGCCGTACGTAAATGA
- a CDS encoding HAD family hydrolase — protein sequence MSSRLASPYKGIFFDLDGTLVDTAPDLVAAANQLLIARNLPPKPYEVLRPCASAGARGLIGGAFGINPEDPDFIPLRDEFFSNYEKALLVNSVIFDSVDHLLDQLDEAKLPWGIVTNKSERFTHPLTDLMGLRQRAVSTVCGDTTPHSKPHPEPILHAARIANIDPSKSVYVGDDIRDIIAGKAAGMMTIAAAYGYCGCEEPPEAWGADYLVRHPKELLQIIFPQ from the coding sequence ATGAGTAGCAGGTTAGCAAGTCCTTACAAGGGCATCTTTTTTGACCTGGATGGCACCTTAGTTGATACCGCCCCAGACCTTGTGGCAGCAGCCAACCAGCTTCTCATCGCCCGTAATCTTCCTCCCAAGCCATATGAGGTCTTACGCCCCTGCGCCTCTGCAGGAGCCCGTGGCTTAATTGGGGGTGCATTTGGAATCAACCCTGAGGATCCAGACTTTATTCCGCTGCGAGATGAATTTTTCAGTAATTATGAAAAAGCACTCTTGGTCAATAGCGTCATTTTTGACAGTGTTGACCACCTCTTAGATCAATTGGATGAAGCAAAGCTTCCTTGGGGCATTGTGACCAATAAAAGTGAACGCTTTACTCATCCCCTGACAGACCTCATGGGACTTCGTCAAAGAGCAGTCTCTACGGTTTGTGGTGACACCACCCCGCACTCAAAACCCCACCCAGAACCCATTCTTCATGCAGCTAGAATTGCCAATATCGATCCCAGCAAGTCAGTCTATGTTGGCGATGACATCCGGGACATCATTGCGGGTAAAGCTGCAGGCATGATGACTATCGCAGCAGCTTACGGCTATTGCGGCTGTGAGGAACCTCCAGAAGCCTGGGGTGCAGATTATCTTGTACGCCACCCAAAAGAATTACTCCAAATCATCTTCCCGCAGTAG
- a CDS encoding IlvD/Edd family dehydratase has protein sequence MTSNNNKDKNQAPESGLRKGLTSYGDKDFSLFLRKAFIKGAGYTNGALDRPVIGIINTGSSYNPCHGNMPQLIEAVKRGVMLAGGLPMDFPTISIHESFAAPTSMYLRNLMSMDTEEMLRAQPMDAVVMIGGCDKTVPAQMMGAASAGLPAIQLITGSMLTGSHRSERVGACTDCRRYWGKFRAGEIDEVEKDEVNDQLVASVGTCSVMGTASTMACISEALGMTVPGGATPPVVTADRIRIAEETGTRAVQMAKDGLTIDKVLTADAFENAMRVLLAIGGSTNGIVHLAAIAGRMGLEIDLDALDKMGDETPVLVDLKPSGDHYMENFHDAGGMATLLRELKPLLKLDAMTVTGRTLGEEIDAAPPSFKQDVVRPFGNPIYPRGSIAVLHGNLAPGGAIIKQSAAHEKLMEHEGRAVVFENSEDLAGRIDSPDLDVTADDILVLKNIGPKGAPGMPEAGYIPIPMKLARAGVKDIVRISDGRMSGTAFGTIVLHVTPEAAVGGPLAYVENGDRIRLSVKNREISLLVSEEELAKRVKENPVVEPTAERGYLKLFLDTVTQADKGVDFDFLRAVKMVGKTPKR, from the coding sequence ATGACAAGCAATAACAATAAAGACAAAAATCAAGCTCCTGAAAGCGGCTTGCGTAAGGGCTTAACAAGTTATGGTGACAAAGACTTCTCTTTATTTTTGCGTAAAGCATTCATTAAGGGTGCAGGCTATACGAACGGCGCCCTGGATCGTCCTGTCATTGGCATCATTAATACGGGAAGTTCCTACAACCCATGTCATGGCAATATGCCGCAATTGATTGAGGCTGTGAAACGGGGCGTGATGTTGGCGGGCGGATTGCCAATGGACTTCCCAACCATCTCCATTCATGAGAGTTTTGCTGCGCCAACCAGTATGTATTTGCGCAATCTCATGTCCATGGATACAGAAGAGATGCTCCGGGCTCAACCGATGGATGCGGTGGTCATGATTGGTGGTTGCGATAAGACTGTGCCTGCTCAAATGATGGGTGCAGCCTCCGCAGGCTTGCCGGCAATTCAGTTAATCACCGGTTCAATGTTGACAGGGTCTCATCGTAGTGAGCGTGTGGGTGCCTGTACAGACTGCCGCCGCTATTGGGGAAAATTCCGTGCCGGTGAAATTGATGAAGTTGAAAAAGATGAGGTGAATGATCAATTGGTAGCGAGCGTTGGCACTTGCTCTGTGATGGGTACAGCCAGCACGATGGCCTGTATCTCTGAAGCATTGGGAATGACTGTGCCGGGCGGTGCAACGCCACCTGTGGTCACTGCAGACCGAATTCGGATTGCAGAAGAGACGGGCACGCGTGCAGTCCAAATGGCAAAAGATGGCTTAACTATTGATAAGGTGCTCACCGCCGATGCATTTGAAAACGCCATGCGTGTGTTATTAGCAATTGGCGGGTCAACGAATGGCATTGTTCATTTGGCTGCAATTGCAGGTCGCATGGGTTTGGAGATTGATTTGGATGCCTTGGATAAGATGGGCGATGAAACCCCAGTTCTAGTTGATCTCAAGCCTTCTGGTGATCACTATATGGAGAACTTCCATGACGCTGGTGGTATGGCTACTTTGCTGCGTGAGCTAAAGCCTTTACTGAAACTGGATGCTATGACAGTCACTGGCCGTACCTTGGGTGAAGAAATTGATGCTGCCCCACCAAGCTTTAAGCAAGATGTAGTGCGCCCGTTTGGTAACCCAATTTACCCCCGTGGCAGTATCGCTGTATTGCATGGCAATTTAGCGCCTGGTGGCGCCATCATCAAACAGTCAGCTGCTCATGAAAAATTGATGGAGCATGAGGGTAGAGCAGTTGTCTTTGAAAACTCTGAAGATCTTGCCGGTCGAATTGATAGTCCTGATTTAGATGTCACTGCAGATGATATTTTGGTACTGAAAAATATTGGCCCCAAAGGTGCGCCAGGTATGCCTGAAGCAGGATATATTCCGATTCCGATGAAGCTTGCTCGTGCTGGCGTAAAAGATATTGTGCGTATTTCTGATGGCCGAATGAGTGGCACGGCATTCGGAACAATCGTCTTGCATGTGACACCAGAGGCTGCAGTTGGTGGTCCACTAGCATATGTTGAGAATGGTGACCGCATTCGTTTGAGTGTGAAGAATCGTGAGATTAGTTTGCTAGTCTCCGAAGAGGAATTAGCTAAGCGCGTGAAAGAGAATCCAGTAGTCGAGCCCACTGCAGAGCGTGGCTATCTAAAACTATTCTTGGATACAGTCACGCAAGCAGACAAAGGTGTGGACTTTGATTTCTTAAGAGCAGTGAAGATGGTTGGTAAAACACCGAAGCGCTAA
- a CDS encoding 50S ribosomal protein L11 methyltransferase: MSQRIHWEEGGELLSAQWHSENGIAAHKRVVIADDTLTADDAYRLACEGTAILWKGDFQNARQLLQALVRRIDKPSKKSKRAGKRVDQSSGDLQLPSSIDLFYKHRLIQSQRARILGMLLIQCNSDHAIPLRRAPDVSVACLEAYGLTTEPYVISLRELLGVISAHERRKNGVPVLADEEGEPIFIYPHYGVFSPIRGEYLELVCSVPLPKLLDKESIAFDIGVGTGVLSVILAMRGVQKIIATDQDDRALACAKENIERLSLDSSIQVIKANLFPQEKASLIVCNPPWIPARPSSTLEHAVYDPESQMLKGFLGELKNHLLPDGEGWLILSDLAEHLGLRARKELLEWIEAGGLKVISRIDTKPKHHKPFDQSDLLHFARSAETTSLWRLAIQ, encoded by the coding sequence ATGAGCCAGAGAATTCATTGGGAGGAGGGTGGAGAGCTGCTCTCTGCCCAATGGCATTCTGAAAATGGCATTGCTGCACATAAACGGGTAGTCATTGCTGATGACACCCTTACGGCGGACGACGCCTATCGTCTAGCCTGCGAGGGAACTGCGATCTTATGGAAGGGTGATTTCCAGAATGCCCGTCAGTTATTACAGGCCTTGGTAAGGCGCATTGATAAGCCCTCTAAGAAATCCAAGCGCGCTGGTAAGCGAGTAGATCAATCTTCCGGCGATCTTCAATTGCCAAGTTCGATTGATCTATTTTACAAGCATCGTTTGATCCAGTCACAAAGAGCTCGAATCCTTGGCATGTTGCTAATTCAATGCAACTCTGATCACGCCATTCCATTGCGAAGAGCGCCTGATGTTTCGGTGGCATGCCTTGAGGCCTATGGCTTAACTACTGAGCCTTATGTAATTTCCTTGCGTGAGCTCTTGGGAGTGATCAGTGCGCATGAGCGGCGTAAAAATGGTGTACCCGTTCTCGCTGATGAGGAAGGCGAACCTATTTTTATATATCCCCACTATGGTGTTTTCTCGCCGATACGCGGGGAGTATCTCGAGTTAGTTTGTAGCGTTCCGTTGCCTAAATTACTCGATAAAGAATCTATCGCTTTTGATATCGGAGTAGGGACTGGGGTGCTGTCAGTCATCTTGGCGATGCGAGGCGTGCAAAAGATTATTGCCACCGATCAAGATGATCGAGCGCTTGCTTGTGCTAAAGAAAATATTGAACGATTGAGCTTGGATTCCAGCATCCAAGTCATTAAGGCTAATTTATTTCCGCAAGAGAAAGCGTCTTTGATTGTTTGCAATCCTCCGTGGATACCCGCAAGACCCAGTTCCACTTTGGAACATGCTGTTTATGACCCTGAGAGCCAAATGCTGAAAGGGTTTTTGGGCGAACTAAAAAACCATTTACTACCCGATGGAGAAGGTTGGCTAATTTTGTCTGACTTAGCCGAACATCTCGGGTTAAGAGCAAGAAAAGAATTACTGGAGTGGATTGAGGCAGGAGGGCTTAAAGTAATTAGTCGTATTGATACTAAGCCAAAGCACCATAAGCCTTTTGATCAATCCGATCTTCTGCACTTTGCAAGGTCTGCCGAAACCACTTCTCTGTGGCGCCTAGCAATTCAATAA
- a CDS encoding carboxymuconolactone decarboxylase family protein — protein sequence MSERLIPYQHMDLAEPAELVAAIRQRRGGQFINLDRMLLHSTPIAEGWNHFVGEIRNNLSLDPKLRELAMCGVAVLNGAEYEFFHHAPPFIKAGGTEEQVKALRLIGRPNFPAALFSTLENDAIELTFQMTRNIQVDSALMRRLQTALGNTDTVELVTVVAAYNMVSRFLIALDVNPEEHPPE from the coding sequence ATGTCTGAACGCTTAATTCCTTACCAGCATATGGATTTGGCAGAGCCGGCCGAGCTAGTCGCCGCGATTCGCCAGCGTCGAGGTGGCCAATTTATCAATTTAGACCGCATGCTGTTACACAGCACCCCTATTGCTGAGGGTTGGAATCATTTTGTTGGTGAGATACGCAATAACCTCTCCTTGGATCCAAAGCTGCGTGAACTTGCAATGTGTGGGGTAGCTGTTCTCAATGGTGCTGAGTACGAGTTTTTTCATCATGCTCCTCCATTTATCAAAGCAGGCGGTACTGAGGAGCAAGTGAAGGCGCTGCGTTTAATTGGCCGGCCTAACTTCCCAGCCGCCTTGTTCTCTACCCTTGAAAACGATGCGATAGAGCTGACATTTCAGATGACACGCAATATTCAGGTTGATAGTGCGCTGATGAGGCGTTTGCAAACCGCGCTTGGTAATACTGACACTGTTGAGCTTGTGACTGTGGTGGCAGCCTACAACATGGTTTCTCGATTTTTGATTGCCTTGGATGTTAATCCTGAGGAGCATCCTCCTGAGTAA